The following coding sequences are from one Alphaproteobacteria bacterium window:
- a CDS encoding LysE family translocator — protein sequence MTYTTLLPLAWFLLVASITPGPNNTMLAASGMNFGLRRTTGHIAGIVIGFASLVFLCALGLGTLYEQVPEVRIALKTAGAAYLLYLAWRIARAGEVQSGSAARPLTLWQAAAFQYVNPKAWVMGLTATSSFLPDSAPLTGALTMLAVAMIVAAPSTLIWTLFGTGLARLWSGRRVRRAINLTLALLLVATVPFIIL from the coding sequence ATGACCTACACCACGCTTCTGCCGCTCGCCTGGTTCCTGCTTGTGGCGTCCATCACGCCGGGACCCAACAACACCATGCTCGCCGCCTCGGGCATGAACTTCGGCCTGCGCCGCACCACCGGCCACATAGCCGGCATCGTCATCGGCTTCGCCAGCCTGGTGTTCCTGTGTGCGCTCGGCCTCGGCACCCTGTACGAGCAGGTGCCGGAGGTTCGCATTGCGCTTAAGACAGCCGGCGCCGCCTATCTGCTCTATCTGGCCTGGCGCATCGCCCGCGCCGGTGAGGTTCAGTCCGGCAGCGCCGCGCGGCCCCTCACCCTGTGGCAGGCCGCCGCCTTCCAGTACGTCAATCCCAAGGCGTGGGTCATGGGCCTGACCGCCACCTCTTCCTTCCTGCCGGACAGCGCCCCGCTGACCGGGGCGCTGACCATGCTGGCCGTGGCCATGATCGTGGCCGCGCCCTCCACTCTGATCTGGACCCTGTTCGGTACCGGCCTGGCGCGCTTGTGGTCCGGCCGGCGGGTGCGTCGCGCCATCAACCTGACTCTGGCGCTGCTGCTGGTGGCGACGGTCCCCTTCATCATCCTCTAG